A genomic segment from Ruegeria sp. TM1040 encodes:
- a CDS encoding FAD-dependent oxidoreductase — protein sequence MNKIFEVPLYPYARHADQDAQPPARHKVVVVGAGPVGLAAAIDLAQSGVPVVVLDDNDKVSFGSRAICFAKRTLEIADRLGVGHAMADKGEEWNVGKVFFGDRKVYDFNLLPEDGHQFPAFVNLQQYYIEEYLVDRVRALRDEGAPIEIRGKNRVTHVEDLGGHVALTVDTPDGAYQLETGWLIACDGAGSPLRAQMGLDFVGRVFEDNFLIADVVMEADFPTERWFWFDPPFNKGQSALLHKQPDGVWRIDLQLGWDIDKEEEKRPENVIPRLKAMLGEDVQFELEWVSIYTFQCRRMEKFRHGRVIFAGDSAHQVSPFGARGANSGLQDTDNLIWKLKLVLDGVADESLLESYNAERIAAADENILNSSRSTDFITPKSDMSRIFRDAVLDLSEHHSFARPLVNSGRLSLPSVYDGSRLNSADRLPGAPTRTRPGAPCPDVPLEGGYLLPQLASGFTLLAINAEVPDGFEEAGVFVPALRLNGEASAPLAERYLGEASSAVYLIRPDQHVATRMDHFDPAHFHAALRRAIGKE from the coding sequence ATGAACAAGATATTTGAGGTGCCGCTTTATCCATATGCGCGCCATGCGGATCAGGACGCGCAGCCACCGGCTCGGCACAAGGTGGTCGTGGTGGGCGCGGGCCCAGTGGGCCTTGCCGCCGCCATCGACCTTGCCCAATCGGGAGTCCCCGTGGTGGTGCTTGATGACAATGACAAGGTGAGCTTTGGCTCGCGGGCGATCTGTTTTGCCAAGCGCACGCTCGAGATCGCAGACCGGCTTGGGGTTGGTCATGCCATGGCGGACAAGGGCGAAGAATGGAACGTCGGCAAGGTGTTTTTTGGCGACCGCAAGGTCTATGACTTCAACCTCCTGCCCGAAGACGGTCACCAGTTCCCGGCCTTTGTGAATCTGCAACAATACTACATCGAGGAATATCTGGTGGACCGCGTCCGCGCGCTGCGGGACGAGGGCGCGCCGATTGAAATCCGGGGCAAGAACCGGGTCACGCATGTCGAGGACCTCGGCGGCCATGTGGCGCTCACCGTGGACACGCCCGACGGCGCCTACCAGCTTGAGACCGGGTGGCTGATCGCCTGTGATGGCGCAGGCTCGCCCCTGCGGGCGCAGATGGGGCTCGACTTTGTGGGCCGCGTCTTTGAGGACAACTTTCTCATTGCCGATGTGGTGATGGAGGCCGATTTCCCGACCGAACGCTGGTTCTGGTTTGATCCGCCCTTCAACAAGGGCCAGTCGGCGCTGTTGCACAAACAGCCCGATGGCGTCTGGCGCATCGACCTGCAACTGGGCTGGGACATCGACAAGGAGGAAGAGAAACGCCCCGAGAACGTGATCCCGCGTTTGAAGGCCATGCTGGGCGAGGACGTCCAGTTCGAGCTGGAATGGGTGTCGATCTACACCTTTCAGTGCCGCCGGATGGAAAAGTTCCGCCACGGCCGGGTGATCTTTGCCGGCGATAGCGCGCATCAGGTCTCGCCCTTTGGCGCGCGCGGGGCCAACTCCGGCCTGCAGGACACCGACAACCTGATATGGAAACTGAAACTGGTGCTCGATGGCGTGGCCGATGAGAGCCTCCTTGAGAGCTACAACGCCGAGCGGATTGCGGCAGCGGATGAGAATATTCTGAACTCCTCGCGCTCCACCGATTTCATCACGCCAAAGTCCGACATGTCGCGCATCTTCCGCGATGCGGTTCTGGATCTTTCAGAACATCACAGCTTTGCGCGGCCCCTGGTCAACTCGGGTCGGCTGTCGCTGCCCTCAGTCTATGATGGCTCGCGGCTCAATTCCGCCGACCGCCTGCCCGGTGCCCCCACCCGCACGCGTCCCGGCGCGCCCTGCCCGGATGTGCCGCTGGAGGGGGGCTACCTGCTGCCGCAGTTGGCGTCTGGCTTTACCCTGCTCGCCATCAATGCAGAGGTGCCCGACGGGTTTGAGGAAGCCGGGGTCTTTGTCCCGGCCCTGCGCCTGAACGGCGAGGCCTCCGCGCCCCTCGCAGAGCGGTATCTGGGAGAGGCCAGTTCAGCCGTCTACCTCATCCGCCCTGACCAACATGTCGCAACCCGGATGGACCATTTTGACCCGGCCCATTTCCACGCCGCCCTGCGCCGCGCCATTGGCAAGGAGTGA
- a CDS encoding MBL fold metallo-hydrolase: MAKAFASQGDMSEKKISFTEVGEGLYAFTAEGDPNSGVIIGDDSVMIVEAQATPRLANKVIECVRSVTDKPISHVVLTHYHAVRVLGASAFGAQNIIMSDTARAMVVERGQEDWDSEFQRFPRLFEGHESIPGLTWPTTTFSDSMTVYLGNRRVDIKHLGRAHTAGDAVIHVPDQNVMFTGDIVEYHSACYCGDGHFGDWGKTLDNIKAYDVDAIAPGRGDALVGKDMVNAAIENTRDFVESTYRPAAKVAARGGSLKEAWDAVRDACDPKFKDYAIYEHCLPFNVARAYDEARGIDTPRIWTAQRDLEMWEALQS; the protein is encoded by the coding sequence ATGGCCAAGGCCTTCGCATCCCAAGGCGACATGAGCGAAAAGAAAATCTCCTTCACCGAGGTGGGCGAGGGACTTTATGCCTTCACCGCCGAGGGCGACCCGAATTCAGGTGTGATCATCGGCGATGACTCGGTGATGATCGTCGAGGCGCAGGCAACCCCGCGTCTGGCCAACAAGGTGATCGAATGTGTGCGCTCCGTGACCGACAAACCGATCAGCCATGTGGTGCTCACCCACTACCACGCGGTGCGTGTGCTCGGGGCCTCGGCCTTTGGGGCCCAGAACATCATCATGTCCGACACGGCACGCGCCATGGTCGTCGAGCGCGGCCAGGAAGACTGGGACAGCGAATTCCAGCGATTCCCGCGCCTGTTCGAGGGTCATGAAAGCATCCCCGGCCTCACATGGCCGACGACCACGTTTTCGGACAGCATGACCGTCTACCTCGGCAACCGCCGTGTCGACATCAAGCATCTGGGCCGCGCCCATACCGCTGGCGACGCCGTGATCCATGTGCCGGATCAGAACGTCATGTTCACCGGCGACATCGTTGAATATCACTCCGCCTGCTACTGCGGCGACGGGCATTTTGGCGACTGGGGCAAGACGCTCGACAACATCAAAGCCTATGACGTGGACGCCATCGCCCCCGGTCGTGGTGACGCGCTGGTCGGCAAGGACATGGTCAACGCCGCCATTGAAAACACCCGCGACTTTGTGGAAAGCACCTATCGCCCCGCAGCCAAGGTTGCCGCGCGTGGCGGATCGCTCAAGGAAGCATGGGACGCGGTGCGCGACGCCTGTGACCCCAAGTTCAAGGACTACGCGATCTACGAACACTGCCTGCCGTTCAACGTCGCCCGCGCCTATGACGAGGCCCGTGGCATCGACACCCCCCGCATCTGGACCGCCCAGCGCGATCTGGAGATGTGGGAGGCGCTGCAGTCCTGA
- a CDS encoding DUF2783 domain-containing protein produces MSDDLTLTPNLAQPDDAYALLLSAHEGLSKAQSDALNARLILLLANHIGDAEVLKQALTQAKQGLTDG; encoded by the coding sequence ATGTCCGACGATCTGACCCTGACCCCGAACCTCGCACAGCCCGATGATGCCTATGCCCTCTTGCTCTCTGCCCACGAGGGTCTGAGCAAGGCGCAAAGCGATGCGCTCAACGCTCGGCTGATCCTGCTCCTTGCCAACCACATCGGCGACGCCGAGGTGCTGAAACAGGCTCTAACTCAGGCCAAACAGGGTCTCACCGATGGCTGA
- the maiA gene encoding maleylacetoacetate isomerase — protein MADVVLYDYWRSSASYRLRIALNLAGIAYESRSVDLVAGAQRSPEHLARNPQGFVPVLEIDGERFTQSLACLTYLDSTRGLGLLPQEPVARAHVEALAQSIAVDLHPVCNLSVARFGVTSSGGSLQMGDWMRQFIGPGLEAFDRLLARWPEPGEGSFCTGARPGLADICLMPQLYNARRWEVDLNPFPRLQRIEASCAAHPAFAAAHPDHHQPAQ, from the coding sequence ATGGCTGACGTGGTGCTCTATGACTACTGGCGTTCCTCCGCGAGCTACCGGTTGCGGATCGCGCTGAACCTCGCAGGGATCGCCTATGAGAGCCGCTCGGTCGATCTGGTGGCGGGCGCGCAGCGCAGCCCCGAGCATCTGGCGCGCAACCCACAGGGTTTTGTGCCGGTGCTGGAGATCGACGGGGAACGGTTCACGCAATCGCTGGCCTGTCTCACCTATCTCGACAGCACGCGCGGCCTTGGCCTCTTGCCCCAAGAGCCCGTCGCACGCGCCCATGTCGAGGCGTTGGCGCAGAGTATCGCGGTGGATCTGCATCCGGTGTGCAACCTCTCTGTGGCGCGGTTTGGTGTCACCAGCAGCGGCGGCAGCTTGCAGATGGGCGACTGGATGCGGCAGTTCATCGGACCGGGGCTAGAGGCGTTTGACAGGCTGCTTGCACGCTGGCCCGAACCGGGGGAGGGATCCTTTTGCACCGGCGCGCGTCCGGGGCTTGCGGACATCTGCCTGATGCCGCAGCTCTATAATGCGCGCCGCTGGGAGGTGGACCTGAACCCATTCCCGCGCCTCCAGCGGATCGAGGCCAGCTGCGCCGCGCATCCCGCCTTTGCGGCGGCACATCCGGATCACCACCAGCCGGCCCAGTGA
- the fahA gene encoding fumarylacetoacetase has protein sequence MPLKKSWVTSANSADHPFPLNNLPYGVFSTPDSDPRCGVAIGDMILDLAAAEAAGLIDLADEPMFEMPFWNEFMEEGPAVWAALRTRLIALLEEGSDAQNKVEPCLVPMSGAEMHMPIMVSEYTDFYAGRHHATNVGTMFRGAENALPPNWLHIPIGYNGRASSVVVSGTDVRRPWGQLKGPNDDAPRWAPCARFDIELEMGAIVGTPSDGPITVQDADDHIFGYVLLNDWSARDIQAWEYQPLGPFQAKATATTISPWIVTKAALEPFRCDTPAREVELLDHLKDCGPMLYDIDLAVTLRPEGGEEATIARTNYKEMYYSAAQQLAHHTTSGCPMNAGDLLGSGTISGPNKDERGSLLELSWGGKEPLTLPSGDTRSFIEDGDTLTLKGAAKGEGYTIGFGDCTGTVLPALSDPFAR, from the coding sequence ATGCCTTTGAAAAAGTCCTGGGTGACGTCGGCCAATTCCGCTGACCACCCTTTTCCGCTGAACAACCTTCCCTATGGCGTGTTTTCAACCCCCGACAGTGATCCGCGCTGTGGGGTCGCCATCGGCGATATGATCCTCGATCTTGCTGCGGCAGAGGCGGCGGGGCTGATCGACCTCGCAGATGAGCCAATGTTCGAAATGCCCTTCTGGAACGAGTTTATGGAAGAAGGCCCCGCGGTCTGGGCCGCGTTGCGCACCCGCCTGATCGCGCTTCTGGAAGAGGGCTCGGACGCGCAAAACAAGGTCGAGCCTTGTCTCGTACCGATGTCAGGCGCTGAGATGCATATGCCAATCATGGTGTCGGAATACACCGATTTCTATGCCGGGCGTCATCACGCCACCAATGTCGGCACCATGTTTCGGGGCGCCGAGAACGCGCTGCCGCCAAACTGGCTGCATATTCCGATCGGATACAATGGTCGTGCCTCCTCGGTTGTGGTCTCCGGCACCGATGTGCGCCGTCCCTGGGGTCAGCTCAAGGGGCCAAATGACGACGCACCCCGTTGGGCCCCCTGTGCGCGCTTTGACATCGAACTGGAGATGGGAGCCATCGTCGGGACACCCTCCGACGGGCCGATCACGGTGCAGGACGCGGACGATCACATCTTTGGCTATGTGCTGCTGAACGACTGGTCCGCCCGCGATATTCAGGCTTGGGAATACCAGCCGCTCGGCCCTTTTCAGGCCAAGGCGACCGCCACCACCATCAGCCCCTGGATCGTCACCAAGGCCGCATTGGAGCCCTTCCGCTGCGACACCCCCGCGCGGGAGGTCGAGCTTCTCGATCACCTCAAGGACTGTGGCCCGATGCTCTATGACATCGACCTTGCCGTGACCCTGCGCCCCGAGGGGGGCGAAGAGGCCACCATCGCACGCACCAACTACAAGGAAATGTACTATTCCGCCGCGCAGCAACTGGCCCATCACACCACATCGGGCTGCCCGATGAACGCGGGCGACCTGCTGGGTTCCGGCACCATCTCCGGTCCGAACAAGGACGAACGCGGCTCGCTCCTCGAACTCAGCTGGGGTGGCAAGGAGCCTCTCACCCTGCCTTCGGGCGATACCCGCAGCTTTATCGAGGATGGCGACACGCTGACCCTCAAAGGCGCGGCCAAGGGCGAGGGCTACACCATCGGCTTTGGCGACTGCACCGGCACGGTGCTGCCCGCCCTCAGCGATCCGTTTGCACGCTGA